In the Arthrobacter sp. SLBN-100 genome, CGGCCTCACTAAGTCGGCGTCAACGGAGTATCGTGAATCTCGCGTTCGCGTCAACGCGGTTCTGCCGGGGCTAACCGTCACACCGCTGATCGAGAGCTTGTTGGATGACCCTTCCTTCGGGCCACAGGTCGCAAATATCGCGGCTCGCCACACGATCGACCGGCACGGGCAGCCGATCGACATCGCCGAAGCCTGCCGCTGGCTCCTGTCAAATCATTCATCGTACATCAACGGGGTCAGCCTGCCGGTCGATGGTGGCTACTTGGCGCGCTGATGCAGATGGAGGGCGCGCATCGAGGGTGGGCTCCGGGTACCAACTCTCGAGCAGGGACAGCGTTCGCCCGCCGGTATGCCGTCAAAGTAGAGCGAGGTAAGGTGGTGCCGGAAATTTGGACACGTGGCTAGCTACGGCGTGTTTCAAAAGTGGTCACTTCGCGACCACAGGTTGATCGCGGCGATGCGGATGGTGGCGGTGTAACAGACGGCTTGCCGTATCCGGTGGCCACGGCGCGGTTCTGCTTGAGCAACTTGATCCCGCACTCGACGGCGTGACGTTGCTTGTAGGATTCGTGGGCGAAGGTTGCTGAGCGGCAACGGCCGATCCCTTGCGCTTGCGGTAAACCGCCTCGTCGGCCTTGACCGGGACCGTGCCCGGACACCGCGGTGACCAGGTGAGCGCGGTTCGCCGCGCTGCTGCATGCCTTGGCGGCAAGCACCCGGTCCGGACGGGTCCGCGGTCGGCAACAAACGGGTTGCGGGACTTTGATGCCGGCGGGCACCGCGGTGAACTGCGGACTGTCCCCGCGCTGTTCGGCGATGACCACGATCGACAGCGGCTTGCGGGCCTGCTCGCAGGCAAGGTGCGTCTAGGTGGTTCACCCGCCCCGGGACCGGGCCCAGGGCGTGATCGTCTGGCTCGGTTTCGACGCCGCTGGGGGTGTCCCTAGTTCTTTGTCAAGCGTCGGGTCGGATTTTTCTCGTTCGTGTTGCAGCCGCTTAGGGCAAGGAGTGTTGGCCTGGCCCTGTCGAAGACTGTTACGCCGGGTTGTGTGGTTGACGGACAACCCCACACACCGGGCGGCAAACCCGCTTTGGCTGCTGCCGAGCTCAAAGGGAATGACGAGTTCATTGGGAAAGGTTAGGGCCCGTTGCCCACGGCCGGGGACAATCCTTGAGTTATCCGCCGTTTCTGCTGCTGGGGGGAGCTACCCAACGGCTCCCCGATATCAGGCGTGGATAACCGGTATTGACCCCAGGTGTGGACAGCTCGTAGGACGCCCTTGAGTTGGACATAGTCAGAGTTCTTCAGCCCCTTGCTGCTTCGGAAGCGCCCTTCGGGGGGAGGATCACAATGGGAGGGGTTTGAGCTTGTTTGTGGCGTGGCCTCCGCTGACGGGTTTGCAGCCTTTAAAGGGTCCGTCGGCTACACGGTGCCCTGGCTGCTGGAGAGTGTTCACAGTTGGGGCCAATTTAGGTATCCACGGCTGATATCGGGGAGCCATACGGGTAGCTCCTGGCCATCGTAGCGGTGGATAACCGTCGAAAATTGTCCCCATCTGTGGGTAGCGGGCTGGCGCTTCTGATTGCAGCGGAAACCGTCGCGGGCTGAAATGCAGTCACCGCTAGAAGGGTGGTGGCGCTGTCGCGGGGCGCATCGGGATGAATTCAAATTCCAAATTCTGACCCGGGAATAAGAAGCGGACCGTAGTCCGTTTAGAACCATGAAGGCAAACAAGCCTCAGCTGTCACCGGGCGGCGGCCCCCTCCCGCCGCCCCTACCCCAGGAGTCCACATGACCAAGAGCACCGTACTAACCCTCGTCGGCAGCCTCCGCGCCGAGTCCACCAACCAGAAGCTGGCCGAAGCCA is a window encoding:
- a CDS encoding SDR family NAD(P)-dependent oxidoreductase, with the protein product MTKTGGGAIVNISSADGLIERPDAADYNASKHGVIGLTKSASTEYRESRVRVNAVLPGLTVTPLIESLLDDPSFGPQVANIAARHTIDRHGQPIDIAEACRWLLSNHSSYINGVSLPVDGGYLAR